The proteins below come from a single Cannabis sativa cultivar Pink pepper isolate KNU-18-1 chromosome 3, ASM2916894v1, whole genome shotgun sequence genomic window:
- the LOC115711233 gene encoding probable xyloglucan endotransglucosylase/hydrolase protein 32 has protein sequence MAFIILIFLLTLMAPSSNAAWPPSPGYWPSSKFRPMSFYKGFRNLWGPSHQRTDQNALTIWLDSTTGSGFKSVRPFRSGYFGASIKLQPGYTAGVITSLYLSNNEAHPGFHDEVDIEFLGTTFGKPYTLQTNVYIRGSGDGKIIGREMKFHLWFDPTKAFHHYAILWSPKEIIFLVDDVPIRRYPKKSAETFPLRPMWLYGSIWDASSWATEDGKYKADYKYQPFVAQYTNFKAGGCSAYAPARCHPVSASPFRSGGLTRQQYRTMRWVQRYHMVYNYCKDYKRDHSLTPECWKK, from the exons ATGGCTTTTATCATCCTAATCTTCCTTCTAACTCTTATGGCTCCATCAAGCAATGCAGCCTGGCCACCTTCCCCTGGCTACTGGCCAAGTAGTAAATTCAGGCCAATGAGCTTTTATAAAGGCTTTAGAAATCTCTGGGGTCCTTCACACCAGAGAACAGACCAGAATGCATTAACAATCTGGCTTGACAGTACTACAG GAAGTGGGTTCAAATCGGTTCGTCCATTTCGATCTGGCTACTTTGGTGCCTCTATTAAGCTCCAACCTGGTTATACAGCAGGAGTTATAACATCTTTATAT CTATCAAATAATGAAGCTCATCCGGGGTTTCATGATGAAGTGGACATTGAGTTCCTTGGAACAACATTTGGGAAGCCTTATACACTTCAAACAAATGTATACATTAGAGGAAGTGGTGATGGTAAAATTATTGGAAGAGAAATGAAGTTTCATCTTTGGTTTGATCCAACTAAAGCTTTTCATCATTATGCCATTCTATGGAGTCCAAAGGAAATAAT ATTTCTTGTTGATGATGTGCCAATAAGGAGATACCCTAAGAAGAGTGCTGAAACCTTTCCATTAAGGCCAATGTGGTTATATGGTTCAATATGGGATGCCTCATCATGGGCCACAGAAGATGGTAAATACAAAGCTGATTATAAATACCAACCATTTGTTGCTCAGTACACCAATTTCAAGGCTGGTGGCTGCTCAGCCTATGCTCCGGCCAGGTGTCACCCAGTTTCCGCCTCGCCTTTTCGGTCCGGCGGCTTGACCCGGCAGCAGTACAGGACCATGAGATGGGTCCAGCGTTACCACATGGTGTACAACTATTGCAAAGACTATAAGAGAGACCATTCTTTAACTCCCGAATGTtggaaaaaatag